Proteins encoded in a region of the Triticum dicoccoides isolate Atlit2015 ecotype Zavitan chromosome 3A, WEW_v2.0, whole genome shotgun sequence genome:
- the LOC119269255 gene encoding FBD-associated F-box protein At4g10400-like gives MESSDDEHAMESDTVTKSDLISELPEDILQKILSCVWIRTVVRMRRVSRKWMELCESLQFIRLDYRDFEHWKVEKFTHFVNNLLLVRRKVDLHTFQLHWNPHGPLNCNDVRMWIGYAVKHNVKVLDVKLCLYDKTVLPPAIFTCRSLQELNLQWGNAPYRDYDHTGLVLPDIINLPSLKKLTLRDVEVDELSLNRFIARSPGLEDLNLIDSAMRLDLIASKALKRLTLDGFLGECDGFTIAAPHLISFECTGCSLEAISWRDQPSLESARIDTCGYTFDCESKFTGVLKYAKKLALFGSDIKVMLEKELPTCSAFENLTTLEIGEWYLTEDLFVVLRFLQLSPRLEELTLMNRPLDEGAEIDCMPIDGMTFRCPLLESVVIQCSEGDGRIDKLLSVLVVNGISPDNINIAFYDEIEKRDRAERIRADEERSKELRIFEKRVRRNPEWREYDPYAMSESDSKQSDDGFSDASDDPDDY, from the exons ATGGAGTCGTCAGATGACGAGCATGCCATGGAGAGTGATACTGTGACTAAAAGTGATCTGATCAGCGAGCTGCCTGAAGACATCCTCCAGAAAATCCTGTCATGCGTGTGGATTAGAACTGTTGTGCGCATGCGCAGGGTGTCTAGGAAGTGGATGGAACTGTGTGAAAGCCTGCAGTTCATACGCCTTGATTACAGAGATTTCGAACATTGGAAGGTCGAGAAGTTTACTCATTTCGTTAACAACCTATTGCTTGTCCGTCGGAAAGTAGACTTGCACACATTCCAGCTGCATTGGAATCCTCATGGTCCCCTGAACTGCAATGATGTCAGAATGTGGATTGGCTATGCGGTGAAGCATAATGTTAAAGTGCTTGACGTGAAACTTTGTCTATATGATAAGACTGTTTTACCTCCTGCCATTTTCACCTGCCGCTCGCTTCAGGAGCTAAATTTGCAGTGGGGTAATGCTCCCTACCGAGATTATGACCACACGGGACTTGTACTGCCTGACATAATCAATCTTCCTTCTCTCAAGAAACTTACTCTGCGCGACGTGGAAGTGGATGAGCTTTCTCTGAACAGATTCATTGCCCGGAGCCCTGGCCTAGAAGACTTGAATTTGATAGACTCTGCGATGCGTCTTGATCTCATAGCCTCAAAAGCATTAAAAAGGCTAACCCTTGATGGCTTCCTAGGTGAGTGCGATGGATTCACAATTGCTGCCCCTCATCTCATTAGCTTTGAGTGCACGGGATGTTCACTGGAAGCTATTTCCTGGAGAGACCAACCATCTCTAGAGAGCGCACGCATAGATACTTGTGGGTATACATTTGATTGTGAATCAAAGTTCACTGGAGTTCTTAAGTATGCCAAGAAGCTTGCATTATTTGGTTCTGACATAAAG GTTATGTTGGAAAAGGAGCTGCCAACATGTTCAGCGTTTGAAAACCTCACAACTCTTGAGATTGGCGAATGGTATTTAACTGAGGACTTGTTCGTTGTGCTTCGCTTCCTCCAGCTTTCACCGAGGCTAGAAGAACTCACTTTGATGAATAGGCCG CTTGATGAAGGAGCGGAAATAGATTGCATGCCAATTGACGGGATGACCTTCCGGTGTCCACTCCTTGAAAGTGTTGTCATACAATGTTCAGAGGGTGATGGAAGAATTGATAAGCTGCTAAGTGTTCTGGTAGTCAATGGGATTAGTCCAGACAATATAAATATTGCCTTCTATGATGAAATTGAAAAGCGGGACCGTGCGGAGAGGATACGTGCCGACGAGGAACGGTCGAAGGAGCTGCGCATCTTCGAGAAGAGGGTGAGGAGAAATCCAGAATGGAGAGAGTATGATCCTTACGCAATGAGTGAGTCTGACAGCAAGCAGAGTGATGATGGGTTCAGCGATGCATCTGATGACCCTGATGACTACTGA